In Leucoraja erinacea ecotype New England chromosome 9, Leri_hhj_1, whole genome shotgun sequence, the genomic window GGAGTagcctctgtggaaggcggaatggggtgcagatgggaaaatgtgattagtgggatcacgttggaggtgagtGAAATGTCAGGAGGATGATGTGTAACTGATGGAGTAAAAGTTGGGGACCAGGGTAACTCTCCTTGTTGCttctgaggggagagagagagagagcagaacaGGGCCACAGAAGGGATGCAGGTGAGGGATACATCTCTGACAGCCAGGGGAAAAGCACATTCACTAAAAAATGACATCTTGGATGTCGTCGTAAGAGAAGCATCATCTTGAGAGCAGATGCGGTTTTGTTTTGAAATTTCTGTAATGTGTAATTGAATTGCTATATGACAACATAGAAAAGCTCAGTACAGGTATTTTCAAGTTTGTGACCCATTTACTGGTAATGACTGCAATGTTTTTTAACAAAGCTTATTCCTTAACATTACCGCTCAGACTCTCTATTGATATCTATTGTTGGAATGGCCGTGTACACAGGTTATGTTTTCATGCCTCAACACATTATGGCAATATTACACTACTTTGAGATTGTCCAATGACCTGTCTTAAACCTGGAGCAAGGACCAGGAGAACACGAGGGAAAAAGAAAAAGATCTCTATTTAGTAATTGCACCTTGGTAATCAGTAAGAGCGCTGTTGAAGTTCAACTTGAATGGATTATGAAAGTAGAAGCTTTTGGAGTGGCAAACCCAAATAGAATGGAGAGTATTTCATGGTTTTGTATTTATTGTTTCAATATACATTCTTTCAACATAATGAGCTGCCCTTGTTGATCTAGCTATTGTATTTACTGATAACAGGACTTGCCTTTTTGACAGTGCCTATTGCACTGTGAATGCATTATTGTATCTTTATATAAATGTCATTATAGTGTAACATTCCATATGTAATTCAAGTATATCTTGGACCTCATTAATTAAATATTTGGTAAAATGCCACATTTGATAATATATCAAGGGATGAGGACTTACATTTTTAACTTTTCTGAATTTTTGGCACCTGGTTGGAATTTCATGAGATGCATATATTGAAGTATCATTTTTTAATACCATTTAAAAATGCCCACCTGTCAAAACTTGTATAGATGTCATATTTTTGGTGTCctgaaattaaatataaaattattatgaCGACTTTCTGTAGTTTTGGTTATTTAGAATTTAGATTGGTTGGTACACTTACTGCTTGACCTTTAAGTGAGAATGCATGTCCTCCTTTGTGTTATTACTTCTGATGATATTCTTCACAAGCAAGACAAAGTCAATTGTGACTCAACTTTCTAAATTAACTCTTGGTAAATGACCCATTTGGatctcctgctgctgctgcttttaCTTTTCAGAATATATGTAGAACACAATTTACAAACAAATAGTAACTGCCCTCCCCTCCAGTGTTAATTCCGGATCTAAACTTGCCTGGTTCAGTCAAACACTGAATACGAACACTGGAATTCCATTTTATTGTATACAAATAAGGAACCACTTGAGCCCAATAGAGCCTCGCGCAAGTAGAACAGACTAAAGACAATCAGCACAGTCCATTTATACCCCTCCGAACTAAGGGTGTGAAAGTACTTGGGGGAGGCAATCCCTACAAGCCAATTACCGATACCAGCTGCAAAATACATAGAATGACAACTCTTTGGTTAAACACATAGCACTTAGGGAGGAACATGTCCattaagtaaagaaacattaCCATTAGATAAAGAAACATCTTTGGTGAGGCCACTCTTCTGGACCAATCACAAGTTCCGGCACTGCAACATAGTTGAGACATAACATTTCCCCCAACCAATCAACATGCCTTTGGGCATAGCTGCACATGCAGAATCCCAGATATCTTGGCAACTTGCAGGCCATCTGGACAGAAACCTTCTGCAACCCCTTCCCAGGCTTCAGACTCCCTGGAGCCATCTATGTCACATGGGTCTGCTGCTCCCTGCAAATGATGTCACCCTTCATGAAACAGGTTTCACAGACATCTTCCCAAGTATCCAAACCCCTGCATATTCACATTCCCCCCTTTTATCATTCTATGATGTATGGACGATACATGCCAACaagtaaactggttaaaaatggagggaagattgtttgcctttcaatataggcgtgattcttctctctccaatacatCTGAAGAAATCAATGTATGAGAAAAATCAGATAATCCATAGTACCTTTCgaatctggaaacagttgaaatcaacccttaaattgagaaatttCTCTCTCCTCTTACCAATCGCCAATAATCCCTTGTTTAAACCATCTACTTTAGACAAGGTGTTGGTACAATGGGAAAGCCTAGGAATTAAAAGGGCTGGGAGACCTTTATGAGAAGGGGACCTTTCTctcgtttcaagaattacagctgaaatatcatctgaaaggtagtcattacttcagatatcttcaaatacgagactgAAAATACACACGCAAGATTATTACTCcatgggtccagatatactagATGATTGCATGAACAGAAAGGCGGATACAAATAAGTTAATATCCTACTATAATATCCTTTTAAATGTACATATCCTATCGTCGGAAATAATTAAGTGAGCATGGGAAGACGAATTGGGTTTAACAATttcaaaggatagttgggaggaaagtcttttatatatacattactgttctcttaatgttaggcactcccaaatacaatttaaaatactgcatagactattattcaaagtctaaattgaacaagatcttcccaaatgtctctcctatctgcgataaatgtctcctccaagaagtaactataacccattccgcacaaaattacaaaacttctggaggggaatttttgatatcttttccaaaatacttaaaactaaattggaccccgacataaaactgatcacactaggtatgtcagaggcctgttctgagctaacgatatttcaaagacgtctcCTTAAcagcgaaaaaattaatacttaaattttggaaatagACAACaatccctacagtgaagatgtggatcacaaacatgtccgagacactacatttggaaaatattaggcttgtcttagcggaaaaaccagatcaattt contains:
- the sptssa gene encoding serine palmitoyltransferase small subunit A isoform X2 yields the protein MALGTAWKQMSWLYYQYLLVTALYMLEPWERTIFNSLLISIVGMAVYTGYVFMPQHIMAILHYFEIVQ